A region of the Leptospiraceae bacterium genome:
AAAAGGCATAAAACTAAATTTTCCAAAATATGGATAATTTAGTTTTAGAGTCATCAGATAAAGAAAAGAAGCAACCTAATGTGAGAAAATCTTCTTTTTACACAGCCTCTGACCAGAGCTGAAGGTGGGATACCTAATGATGCAGTTTTTTGGTTCGCTAAGGTTATATAATTAATTTCTTTTAATTCCTAGGCGATTTCTTACTCTATCGATTACCGGTGCTGCTGCTGCATGAGCTTTCTCGGAACCTTTCTTAAGAAGTTCTTCTACATAATCGCGATTAGCCGCAAGCTCTTCCCTTTTCTTTCTGAAAGGTGCAAAGTAATCCATTATGGTTGAAAATAACTCTTTCTTTACATCACCGTAGCGAAGTCCCGGAGTTTCAAATCTTGTGCGGAGCGTTTTTAAATCTGTTTCATTTAAAAATAACTTGTAAATAGAAAAGATTACACTTTTATCAGGATCTTTGGCTTCCTCAATTCCTGCTGAATCTGAAACGATAGACATTACTGATTTTCGAATAGATGACTCTTTGTCAAAAAAATTAATAGTGTTTCCATATGACTTTGACATTTTAGCCCCATCTGTCCCCGGTATAATGGCAGTATCCTCATCTATCTCTGGCTCAGGAATTAAAAATGTTGTTCCAAAATCATGATTGAATTTGTTCGCAATGTCACGTGTGAATTCTAAATGTTGTTTTTGATCTTTTCCTACTGGAACTTTTTGACTGTCGAACAATAGAATATCTGCTGCCATTAAAACTGGATAGAAAAACAAACCACCTGTTGGATTAATTCCCTTTGCAGTTTTGTCTTTGTAAGAATGAGCAAGATGTAATTGGTTTACATTGATACACATACTTAAATACCATGTAAGCTCTGTTACTAACGGAACATCAGACTGAATCCAGAAAGTTGATTTGTCAGGATCAATTCCAAGTGCATAAAAGTCACATACCGCATCGAATGTATTGTCCAGTAATGCTTCTTTAGATTTGAAAGTTGTAAGAGAATGTAAGTTTGCGACAAAGCAAAATAAATCGTGGTCTTCCTGGTAGCGAATCATCTTTTCCATAACACCAAAATAATTTCCTAAATGAAGTTTCCCTGAAGGTTGAACGCCTGTTAAAATTCTCATATACGGTTAATCTCGTTTATCCGCACTATAAGGTTTAGAAGTTAATCGTTCGTAGTCAGAATAAAGCTTTTGTAATTCAGCTTCGTTCTTTGCGCTTTGACCAAGTTTAGCAAGGAGGGAAGCATCTTTAAAAATAACTGCGTAGTTGTAAAGAAGTCGTGTCATTTCAAAGAGAACTTGAAATACCGTTTTTCCAGAAAGTCTTCCCTGTGCAACTACACGTCCTTCTGCAAAAGGAATAAAGCGTTGCATGATCTTTATTTCTTCAATCACCTTTTCTTTTGTAGCAACGGTCTTTTCGTTGATTTGTCCGCTTTCTTCGTAGCTTTGTGCGAGCATATGATTTTCAATTACGGTAGTCATCTTTGTTGCAAATTTATGAAAGAAATCCGATGCTTCAGTTAATACTTTTAATAATTGTGTTTCAATTTGATCTTGTGTTCCTTTTGCAATGTTTTCAGCATAATTCTGAAAACCGTATTGAAAGCTTGGAAACTTACGATTAAAACTATCAAGTGTGCGGAGTATATTGTTTATCCGATCTACTTCAGGAAAGAATAAACCAATCTGCATAATCAATACATCTTTGACTTGATTCAAATCTAATTTTATATAGCCTTCTACTAAAGGAATATAATTGCTTTGTAGATCACGGCACACTAATTGGAGCAACTTATGTGGGGTATTCTTAAAATTGGATTTTAATAAATCAGTCTGCATATTCTCAGCATAATAGT
Encoded here:
- the trpS gene encoding tryptophan--tRNA ligase, whose product is MRILTGVQPSGKLHLGNYFGVMEKMIRYQEDHDLFCFVANLHSLTTFKSKEALLDNTFDAVCDFYALGIDPDKSTFWIQSDVPLVTELTWYLSMCINVNQLHLAHSYKDKTAKGINPTGGLFFYPVLMAADILLFDSQKVPVGKDQKQHLEFTRDIANKFNHDFGTTFLIPEPEIDEDTAIIPGTDGAKMSKSYGNTINFFDKESSIRKSVMSIVSDSAGIEEAKDPDKSVIFSIYKLFLNETDLKTLRTRFETPGLRYGDVKKELFSTIMDYFAPFRKKREELAANRDYVEELLKKGSEKAHAAAAPVIDRVRNRLGIKRN